CAAAACATTTAAATTAGTAACATATTTTTTCCTGTCTGTTTTTTCTACTTTCAACCAAACTCCTAACTCTTTTCCATTTATTGAAATGGATGGTAATACAGAAAACTGTAATAATAACCATTTTTGAAACTCGTTTAATTCTGACAAATGAAAAGTAGCCAAAAGGTGAGAATAGACTTGTACATATTCCTCGCTATGACGAACTTTAATGTCTATTTTTAAATCTTCATCTTCCCACTTATTCTCTTGTATTAATTTGAGTAATTGTTCAACATTCTCTATATAGAATGTATTTTCAAATGTTTTAGCTAATAATTCTATTGTCAAGGTATGGTAGTCAATGTATTCAAGTAATTTTGGTAGTGCAAAGTCATTTTTAGCTTTTGGGGCATGTTTTGTAAAAAGTTGGGAAGCTGTTCTTGTATCTAATTTTCCAACTAAAAAACAAGGTAAATCAGATAACCGAACACGTGTAGTAATTAAAGTAGTCCAATTTGGTAAATTTAGCTCTTGGCGATATTGATTGATTTCTGTTTCGTTGTCCCAACCATCAATTATCAATAAATTGTTATTTTCGATATTCAGCATTTTGTGTAAAATGCGTTTAGTGTAGTCATTGGGAGACTCTTTTTCTTTTAATTTCCAGTCACTGGGTAATTCCTTGCCCTCCAAATTATTGATAAATGCCTGTGGCAAACTTGTTCGGCAATCAATCCACATAATATGGTCATATTCATCTAAATGCTCAACAAACCATTTAGCTACAATTGAAGTCTTCCCCATTCCTCCCATGCCACTTACCAATAGGGGTAAACTTTCATTTTCTAACCGTTTCTGAAGTGCCGCTATTTCTATTTCTCGACCAACGAATTTTTCTGGAGGCGAATGAATCGAAGTAATAAACTTTGGCAAACCAGAATTTTTCTTATTAGGTTCGTCTTTACCCTCTTCTTCTTGCTCCTCAGGATATTTCTGCATATATATATCCACACCTTCACGAATTATTGCTTTTTCATAAGAAAGTGTTAAATACTGTGATAATTCTATTGGTTTTGATAAGCCCTGATATTGGAGAAAAGTCATTTCTAAGTCATTAGTAAGATAACGACAAACCCAATCTGCCAAATAAAGGATACACCCACTGTGTTTATTACTACCAAAACTAAAAAAGGCTCTATATACACTCGTTTTACTGATGGTAACTTTCGTAACTTCTTTTGCTAGTTGCTTTTTATGGTCTTCATAATACCGTTTCAATAGTGGAGCAATTTTAATACATAGTTCTATTTTGCTCCTTTCTACTCCCTCATATTCATCACATCCTATTTCTTCCAACAACCTATCCTTCAACTTTTCAAAAATTTCATCAGGAAGTTTAAATCTTAAATAGCTCATAATAAGGGCTTTTAAAGAAAAACAAAAAATATTTTTTCACATTTTTCACAAATTCTTTCTGTGAAAACGTGTATGGTTTCTTTGTGGTATCAAACAACAAATTATTGGACTATGAAGAAAGTTCGATAAAATGTACTTGATAAAGAATTTACTACGCCTAACAAAGTAGTTCATCTTTTAGTTCCCTCCGCTTTTCACTCCTTACCCACTCGGGAAGGCAGTAAGCAGTTGAAAAGCAGGGCATAGCCTTCCCGCTAATGTAATAGCCACAATAGCCATTGCACAAACGGGTATATTCCAAACATACAAACAAATAGAATATTCAAACAATTCAATGGGAGAAGTATGCCTATTGGACATGGCAAAATTGTGGTCATTTTCTCACTTTATTAAATTATTGAAACAATGACCAGATCATCGAACATCTGCACCATTTTGATGGTAGCCGTATTCACCCTTCTATGCACACAAAGCTGCACAAAAGAAGATTTGAATTACACGCAAGTTACTGAACAACAGATTACTACTGCATCGAAAGACGACAATACCATTCATTACCCAACCATCAGCATCGGCAACGAAGATGAAACCATAATGACCACCACATCTGACATGAAAGTAGTGAATCCGAACAATCAACCTGTTTCAAATGCTACCGTAACAATTACACACACGACTATCAGCAACTTAACTGATGACGAAACAACTGATACATACGGAATCGCATTTTTTCAAAATGTGCTTATAGGAGAATACTACGTTGAAGTCAGTGTCAACAATACAACTGTTGCAATTGACCAAATTACCGAAATCAGACCCAATGAATTTACCCTACAGCTGTTGGAGTAAATTCAATTAAGTACCTAATCAAAATTATTAGTACATTTCAAAAATCACAAAATGTTTATTATTAATTTCTTATGAAGACTTTAATATCCTTTTAAATCTGGTTAGATACTTAGAAAGCCGAATATAGATTACAGTAATTTTTAAAATTACTGTAATCTTCTCTTTTAAAACAGCCTTTTACTTTGGTCAACGAACGATCCAATCAACAATTCATACACCGCTCCATTATCATTGTACTGTTTCATCTCCGCCTTCAATTGCTCAGCAAGTGTATGTACCAAAGTCAAACCAAAAGAATTGCTTTTTTTCTTTTTGACAACAAGAGGTTTCCCAACTCCATTGTCTTGAACCTTCAAATACAATTGATTCTCTTTAGATTGCAGCAAACAAACAGTCAATTGAGGTGAAACATGGTCTTTGTAGGCATACTTCAAGGCATTTGTGACCAATTCATTCGTAATCAAAGCCAAAGGAATCGCTTTGTCCACATTCAAATACAGTTTGTCGACTTCCAAATGTAATTCCATATCCACAAAGCCATAAGAAAAAACCAATTCTTCCACCAATTCTTCCATATACGCTTGCATATCAATGGTTGCCAAGTGACTTTCTTGATACAGCAAGTTGTGAATCATACCAATCGCCCGCACCCTATCTTCATTGGTTTTGGCAACCTCTTGTGCCTTTCCTTCTGTCAGCAAATCCGCTTGCAGCGTCAAAATATCGGATAAAATTTCCAAATAATTTTTCACCCGATGGTGCAAATCCTTCAAAGCAGCTTCAACCGTTGCGTTTGCAGCTTCCTGCACAGCCTTTTGTTTTTCGAGGTAAACAATTGCTTGGTCTTTTTGCTCGGTTTCAAATTTCACCTGCATTTCCGCCAGTGATTGTTGCAAATTTTTGTTGGAAAGACGTTCGTTAATCTTATCATACGCTTCAAAATAAACAATGGCTTTCGGATAATCTTTCAAGCTGCAATAGACCTTCTTCGTTGACTTCAGATTTGCTCTTAGAATAGCGAGCAATTGAAGTTCTTCCGCATAGAGTCGACCTTTATCCAAGAAAGATAGAGCTTTGTCGTACCTACCTGTCTGTCTATACACTTCTCCCAATGAAGTAAAAATGACTGCCAATCCATTTTTATCGTCTTGTTCCATTCTAATCTCGGCAGATTGCAAATAATAACTTTCTGCTTTCTCCCAATTTTTTAAATCCTCGTAAATCCCTCCAATATTTGCCAATGAAGAAGCAACAGATAGCAAATTCCCCTCTTCTAATTTTATCTTCAAAGCATCTTCAAAATAAGACAATGCTTCTTCCGATTTGCCACAATCCTTATATACCAAACCCATATTGTTCAAAGATTTTGCCACTTCCATCTTGTTCCCCAATTCATAGCGAATAGTCAAGGCGTTGTTGTGGTAAATCAGCGACTGCTCAAAACGTTTTTGGGCGCGATAAATATTCGCCAATGTATTGTAAGCACAGGCCAATACTTCAATTGTTTGAGCAGGTTCAAATAGTTGAATAATTTTGGTTAATAGAGGAATCGCTTTTTCTAATATGCTCTGCTCTTTGTAAACAACAGCAAAATTTAGGTATAGGCAGGCTTTCAACATTTTGTCACCCTTCAAGGATTCACTATATTTCATCGCCTGTGAATAGGAGGATATGGCTTGAGAATAATGCCCTGTGAGGTGATGTAAATTGCCCAAATTGTTGAAACATGAAGTTTTCTCCTTATCTGTTTGTGTTTTTTTGGATAGTTTTTTAAAACTTTCATACGCACCTTGGTAATTTTCTTGATTCATAAGAGCCAAAGCGTATTCCTCCAATTGGAGTATTTTTGATGGTTGAATTGTGGTTGACATACGAGTACAGTAGTTGTTAGTTCTCTCTAATGTAGGACTAATTTTTTAACAAAACAACCCGAATATTCTACAAAGCAGTTAAAAAAACACTATTTTTATCATACCAATTATTTTTCCGTATAAAAATTACAAGTTAACAACTTATCAACTATGTCGTCCATATTAATTGTTGAAAACCAAAAATTAACAGCTGTTGCTTTAGCAAAAAGAGTAAAAGCATTGAAGCATACAATAATAGGAATAGTCGAAACAGGTGAAGCTGCGATTGATTTTGTGCGCCAAAAACAGGTTCCAGATATCATAATCATGGATATTGATTTAGCCACAAAAATGACGGGTATCGAGGCTGCCCAAAGAATCAGAGAAGATTATTTAGTAGGCATTATCTACCTCACCAAATTTACCAATATGTCAGATGACGAAATCGCCCTTCCGCTTCCTTACGATTTTGTAGAAAAACCCATCACCAATGCCAAATTAAACAGAGCCTTGGCGAACATGCAAAAACGTTTATCAGAAAGGGTAAGCCAACCTTCGCTCAACCTTCAAAAAATTGCTCTCCCTGACCTCAAAGGCATTCGATTTGAAACCTACCTCCATGATATCTTATATGTAAAAGCAGATGGTCAATACTGCAAAGTCATTACTACAAACGGCAATGCCCACCTAACTATTCCTCTCAAAACCTTTATGGACAAATATCCTCACGCTGATTTTATGCGTGTTCATAAGTCTTACATGGTCAATACTTCCAAAATTGAAGGGGTCAAAAGCCACCAAATTTTCCTGCCTCATTTTTCTGATGAAACCTACCTTAGCCCCAAAGAAAAACCTCCTATTACGATTGGTCGAGAATGGCGCAATGATTTTTACGAGCGATTTCCGCATTATAGAAAGGGTAGATAAGAAGTAAAACTGTTGCTTCGGAGGAAAAGGGGGAGTTTATAAATGATATTTGGAGATTTGATGAAAGAGGTTTTTATTTGTATGGATTTGCTTAAATAATCTTTAAATAAAATATGAGTAAAATAATTATATATACATAATATTTTTTCACTTCCAAAAAATTAAATTATCATGGCAAATTTAAAACTAGGTGATACCTGCCCTCAGTGTAAATATGGAAAATTACATCATGATGGGTATATTAAAAAAGGAGCAGGGCAATATGAATTATTAGGTTGTCCTAATTGTGGCTGGAAATATAGAAACGAAACTCCTTCTTAATCAATATTATAGAAAGTCGTAATAATCATCTTATTGCGACTTTCTATTTCAGTCCCTTCAAAAAAACGTCCCTACCTACCCACTTGTTTTCTCCAAAAAAACAATCAAAAACAAAAATATGGCGATTTTTTTTGTTGGAGAATCAAGAATATTGGCAGTATCTAAGACCATAAATATTTCCTTCAGTTTTTTTCAGGACGGGTCAATCCAAGATTCTACCCCCCCTTTCTTTCACTCCACAAACTCCTCCATAAACATCCTCACCGCCATCCCTTTCGCCGCCTCAAACGCCTCCTCATCAATAAAAAAATCAGCCCGTTCATCCGCAAAAAAGTCAATCACATTTTCGGTCGGCATATTTCCCACCAATTTGTTTTGAGCCATTGGGCAACCGCCCAGACCCTTGATAGCACTGTCAAAGCGACCACAACCATTGCGGTAAGCAGCCTCCATCTTATCCTTCCAAAGGTGGGCTTCGGTATGGAAATGTGCGCCAAACTCTACTTCGGGAAAATCGTAGGTCAATACTTTGAAAACATTGCCGATTACCTCTGAATCCGCCAAACCTACCGTATCTGCCACCGAAATAATCTCCACACCCATTGCAGCAAAGCGGTCTGCCCAATGCTCCACCAAAGCAGGGTGCCACATTTCACCATAAGGATTGCCAAAACCCATTGATAGATAAACCACTAAGGTTTTGTCCTTTTGAAGGCAAAGCTCCAACATATCTTGTGCTTTGTTGAAGGCCTGTTCTTGCGTAGCGTTGGTGTTTCGGAGTTGAAACTTTTCGGAGATAGAAAATGGGAAGCCGAGGTAGGTGATCTGCTCGTACTCAGAGGCATCCTTTGCCCCTCTTTCGTTGGCAACTATGGCCAACAACTTGGAGTCGGTTTCGCTCATATCCAGCTGAGAAACTACTTTCCAAGTATCTTGCATTTGTGGAATGACTTTGTGTGATACAAAACTTCCAAAATCAATGGTATCAAAGCCCACTTTGAGCAGTGCGTTGATGTATTCTACTTTTCGCTCGGTTGGTATAAAGGTATGCAGACCTTGCATTGCGTCTCTCGGACATTCGATTATTTTCATTTATACTGGAATCTTTTATTTTTTTTAAAAAATTGGATTGAAGCAATTCACTATCTGAACAATCAATAGGCTAGCAATTGTTCGGTTTTTTTACGCAATTATTTTTGTTTTGTTAGGTAAAAAACTATCCCTGCTTCAAAGGAATTGTACGGAAAGTCGTGAATACCTGCTTGATATTTCAACAAATACTGTCCCTTGCCAAAAGCTCTATCTATACCAAAGCGATAGATGATAGGTCTGTCACCATTGTTTTTGTAGCCCCAAAAACCTCCAAAATCAGAATGGATGGTATATTTTGACAAATGGATGTCTGTGCCAATTCCAAACAAAAGTGCATCGTTTTGAGGTAATGACAAGGCATTGGTTTCCCACACAAAAAGGCCCAGCATGGAATAAATGGACATACTATGTTCTTCATCCTCTTGGTTGAAAAACCATTTTTTACCCAAAGAAAGGTCAAAGTAATAGCCTGGCGCATCGGTATTTCGACTACCGCCTTTTGCCCCTCCCGAAGCCGTTTTGGTGGTCATTCTGAGCGCAATATCGGGTAAATTTTGTTTGTTTTTGAGTATTTGAATGGCTGCACCAAAATAAAGATCCCCTGCTGCAAAACCTCTCGGCACAAAATAGGCATCTGACAATCTCCGCTCATCTCTGACCTTATTGCTCATCGCAAAGTGTTCGATTGGGTACAAAAAAGCGAAAAATGCAATTTTTTTGGGGGCAACGGCATAATTGAAGGAGAGGAAAGGATTTTGGGTATCGTCACCATTGCTGAAGTGTGTCTGCAAAGAAAAACGCAATTTTGTCTGATTGTCAATCACTCCTTTTGAAACACTGGGTACGGGTAAGGCATTGGGTCCCATATAGGCAGGCGACTGAATGAGATAGGCACTCCAATGGGTATTTCCATCCCAATTAACATTGTTGATCCACCAATCTCTTGCTTCTTTATTACCTGATAATTGAGCCAATAAAGTTGAAGTAGAAAAGATGGAGCAAAGAAAAAGTAGCAATAAGTGTAAATGTGATTTCATGGCATATTTTTTTAGCATCTTTAGGGTGTATCCCAAATTGTCATGCTTTGAAAAATTATTGGGCAACTGGTGACGGTGCTACGCACCTTAAAAACTTTTTTTATATTCCACGCTCTACAAACAGAGTCGGAGCTATGCTCCTAAGAAATTGCGTATCAGGAGCGTAGCTCCGACCCTGTTTGTAGGACATTATTGGAGAAGTAAATAAAAGGTACAGCGTACCGACACCGTTCCATCTTGCGATAATTTGAGATGCACCCCATCTTTACCTATTTTACAACAAGCAATGGTTTTTGTTCACGATATTTAGCCATTTAAAATTTGATTAGATTTGACGTATGAAATATTTACATTGCTTAATTTGGGTGAACTTACTCCTATTTTCTGCCTGTATAAATGAATCGAGTAACACTGAAAATAAATTGAAGATGAAACAATTACATTGGCTAATAGGTGAATGGCAACGCACCAATGAAGTTCCCGAAAGGGTCTCATTGGAGCTGTGGGAACTGCAAGAAGATGGACATTTGGCAGGAGTGGGATTGACGACGGAGGGGGATAAAGTTCTTTTCAAAGAACAATTAAAATTGCAAATTAAAGGAGACAAAGTACAATACATTGCCATTGTACCCCACAACAATCAACCTACTATCTTTGAGCTAACCGATTTGCAGGAGAATGTGGTCGTATTTGAAAACCCTGAACACGATTTTCCTAAAAAAATAAGCTACGAACTAATGACAGCAGATAGTATGAAAGCCATCATTTCGGGAAATGGCAAAGAAATCGTATTTGTCTTCAAACGATTGCAATAATGACTTCTTTTTTTAGGAAGATTCATCAAATTTTACTGCAAATTGCTCAGATATTGCCGTAATCGCTCTCTATTTACTACTTTTTCGAGAGAAATACTATTTTTTTTATTAGAAACTTTCTATTCTTTAAATTTGTTAGTATATTTACAAGAGTAACAAGAATTTACCAAATTACTTAGTTTAAACTAAAATTTTTAGCCAAATAAGTAATTTAATAGCAACATTATACTGAAAAAATTGTACGGTTATGGCAAGTAGTACTATCAATGCAAATATCAAATTTATTCGCAAGCAAAAAAGTATGACACAACAAAGTTTTGCGGATTTAATCGGCATCAAACGGTCTTCATTGGGTGCGTATGAGGAAGGACGAGCAAAGCCCAATTATGAAACCATTCAAACGATTGCTCGAAAATTCAATATCTCTATCGACAAACTGCTAACACAAGATTTGGCAAAGATTGCAGATGAAAGTGTTTTTGGATCAAGTAGTTATACAGATTCCTCTGTTTCTCCTCATAGCGTTACCGAAATGCCTTCTACAGACATTGAAGGGAAAAAACTGCGGGTATTGTCCATCACCGTTGATGAAAACGACAATGAGAACATCGAACTTGTTGCCGAGAAAGCAAGAGCAGGGTATTTAGATGGTTACGCTGATCCTGAATACATAGAAAATTTGGCTAAATTTCGCCTCCCATTTTTGCCGCAAGGAACATATCGTGCTTTTGAAATAAAAGGAGACTCTATGTTGCCACTTCAACCTGGTTCGGTGGTAGTAGGTGAATATGTGGCAGATTGGTATGATGTAAAAAACAATGATACTTATATTATTGTTTCACAAAGTGAAGGAATTGTTTACAAAAGAGTACTCAACAATATTGATGAAAACAAAACGCTGATTCTACAATCAGACAATCCAGCCTATCCTCCTTATCCTATAAAAATTGAAGAAGTGGTAGAGATGTGGAATGCAAAGGCGTTTATTAGCAAAGAATTGCCTTCTAATAACAGCGATACAACACTTGAAAAATTGATGAGTACAGTGATTGATTTACAGCAAGAGATGATCAAACTCAAAAATAAAATGAAGTAGCAAATTTTGCTATGTGGAATAAAATAACTTCCCGATTTGTCTGCTGTCCTTTCCGCATTTAATTCCAAAAGAGGAATAGTAAGCGGGATATTATATTGAAGTTACATTGCATGAGTTGAGTAACGGTCAAAAAATAAGTTGTAGATTTGAAATTCCCAACAACCTGATTTAGAAATGTTTTTTTCATTTTAATTCTTATTCGTTACTTATTCAATATCTTTCACATAGTTGAAACGGGTAATATTTGCGATTTCGCTTACACCTTCATTGGAAATGAAGAGATCACCATTGGGTAAAAAGGTGATGCCTTCAGGTTTGCGAAAGATTGAACTATCTAATTGACGGATGTAGCGAAATTGCCCTTCATTGCTGAGTATCATAAAAAAATTGTCTTT
The Chitinophagales bacterium genome window above contains:
- a CDS encoding tetratricopeptide repeat protein, with amino-acid sequence MSYLRFKLPDEIFEKLKDRLLEEIGCDEYEGVERSKIELCIKIAPLLKRYYEDHKKQLAKEVTKVTISKTSVYRAFFSFGSNKHSGCILYLADWVCRYLTNDLEMTFLQYQGLSKPIELSQYLTLSYEKAIIREGVDIYMQKYPEEQEEEGKDEPNKKNSGLPKFITSIHSPPEKFVGREIEIAALQKRLENESLPLLVSGMGGMGKTSIVAKWFVEHLDEYDHIMWIDCRTSLPQAFINNLEGKELPSDWKLKEKESPNDYTKRILHKMLNIENNNLLIIDGWDNETEINQYRQELNLPNWTTLITTRVRLSDLPCFLVGKLDTRTASQLFTKHAPKAKNDFALPKLLEYIDYHTLTIELLAKTFENTFYIENVEQLLKLIQENKWEDEDLKIDIKVRHSEEYVQVYSHLLATFHLSELNEFQKWLLLQFSVLPSISINGKELGVWLKVEKTDRKKYVTNLNVLTKKGWIEKHNSNNYQIHPIIQSIVHYQILPTSQNCTNLIESFSDFLAPETEKNPMGKYKYIRNSIFLLANLKWKGEIIANLCKNLACTLHDCYEWDLALEYQLKATNIYESFLKKQHPILASCYNILSMIYHDSGDLQSALIYQEKAIEIRKKIFKSPNSELASSYGNISLIHLDLENLDKSLHFQLKAFEMFESILKPNHPKLAVVYNNLANIYHHLSDFPKALDFQKKSINIIEKEFEPNHPHLAGVYNSLSLIYSSIGKLNEALIYQEKALKIRERIFKPIHPQLALSYNNISSVYLDLGDFPLALHYQKKSLRIKEEIYSADNHNLATSYNNLSIIYNHLGKLNEALAYELKAIKIREAIFGLDHSYTAFSYVNLSDIYYKLGNNNEASEYINKAVFILKRNYPEGHYRIEKALNLQIKITKN
- a CDS encoding carboxypeptidase-like regulatory domain-containing protein — encoded protein: MTRSSNICTILMVAVFTLLCTQSCTKEDLNYTQVTEQQITTASKDDNTIHYPTISIGNEDETIMTTTSDMKVVNPNNQPVSNATVTITHTTISNLTDDETTDTYGIAFFQNVLIGEYYVEVSVNNTTVAIDQITEIRPNEFTLQLLE
- a CDS encoding tetratricopeptide repeat protein, which codes for MSTTIQPSKILQLEEYALALMNQENYQGAYESFKKLSKKTQTDKEKTSCFNNLGNLHHLTGHYSQAISSYSQAMKYSESLKGDKMLKACLYLNFAVVYKEQSILEKAIPLLTKIIQLFEPAQTIEVLACAYNTLANIYRAQKRFEQSLIYHNNALTIRYELGNKMEVAKSLNNMGLVYKDCGKSEEALSYFEDALKIKLEEGNLLSVASSLANIGGIYEDLKNWEKAESYYLQSAEIRMEQDDKNGLAVIFTSLGEVYRQTGRYDKALSFLDKGRLYAEELQLLAILRANLKSTKKVYCSLKDYPKAIVYFEAYDKINERLSNKNLQQSLAEMQVKFETEQKDQAIVYLEKQKAVQEAANATVEAALKDLHHRVKNYLEILSDILTLQADLLTEGKAQEVAKTNEDRVRAIGMIHNLLYQESHLATIDMQAYMEELVEELVFSYGFVDMELHLEVDKLYLNVDKAIPLALITNELVTNALKYAYKDHVSPQLTVCLLQSKENQLYLKVQDNGVGKPLVVKKKKSNSFGLTLVHTLAEQLKAEMKQYNDNGAVYELLIGSFVDQSKRLF
- a CDS encoding response regulator transcription factor codes for the protein MSSILIVENQKLTAVALAKRVKALKHTIIGIVETGEAAIDFVRQKQVPDIIIMDIDLATKMTGIEAAQRIREDYLVGIIYLTKFTNMSDDEIALPLPYDFVEKPITNAKLNRALANMQKRLSERVSQPSLNLQKIALPDLKGIRFETYLHDILYVKADGQYCKVITTNGNAHLTIPLKTFMDKYPHADFMRVHKSYMVNTSKIEGVKSHQIFLPHFSDETYLSPKEKPPITIGREWRNDFYERFPHYRKGR
- a CDS encoding hydroxymethylglutaryl-CoA lyase codes for the protein MKIIECPRDAMQGLHTFIPTERKVEYINALLKVGFDTIDFGSFVSHKVIPQMQDTWKVVSQLDMSETDSKLLAIVANERGAKDASEYEQITYLGFPFSISEKFQLRNTNATQEQAFNKAQDMLELCLQKDKTLVVYLSMGFGNPYGEMWHPALVEHWADRFAAMGVEIISVADTVGLADSEVIGNVFKVLTYDFPEVEFGAHFHTEAHLWKDKMEAAYRNGCGRFDSAIKGLGGCPMAQNKLVGNMPTENVIDFFADERADFFIDEEAFEAAKGMAVRMFMEEFVE
- a CDS encoding DUF6265 family protein; the protein is MKQLHWLIGEWQRTNEVPERVSLELWELQEDGHLAGVGLTTEGDKVLFKEQLKLQIKGDKVQYIAIVPHNNQPTIFELTDLQENVVVFENPEHDFPKKISYELMTADSMKAIISGNGKEIVFVFKRLQ
- a CDS encoding LexA family transcriptional regulator; translated protein: MASSTINANIKFIRKQKSMTQQSFADLIGIKRSSLGAYEEGRAKPNYETIQTIARKFNISIDKLLTQDLAKIADESVFGSSSYTDSSVSPHSVTEMPSTDIEGKKLRVLSITVDENDNENIELVAEKARAGYLDGYADPEYIENLAKFRLPFLPQGTYRAFEIKGDSMLPLQPGSVVVGEYVADWYDVKNNDTYIIVSQSEGIVYKRVLNNIDENKTLILQSDNPAYPPYPIKIEEVVEMWNAKAFISKELPSNNSDTTLEKLMSTVIDLQQEMIKLKNKMK